TAGTTAAACCTACCAGAGGACCCATTCATGTTCAAAAGTTAAAAGCTTTGAAAACGGAGAAAGATTATATGAAAGAGTAGTGACCTTACACCAAACAGTTTCATATCAAATGCTCAAGCatggttttcaagaaaatgactCAGGAGATTTGATTTGATCTCTCTGTTCTTCAACTGCCGCAGATACTCAACCATAAGAGCTTACAGAAGCTTGCGTTATGGTAAGCCTTATGCTACATACCTGGAATCCTGTAAACATCACACTCGGGTCACATGTCTGGGTCAAGGATCCATAACTTGCATGGACTAATCGAGAAGTGACAGAAATCAAAGGCACTAATGCAACAATACTCACTGCAGATGGGAAAACAGTAAGAAGATAGTtctcattttcttataaaaccaCTTTGTTACTGGTCCATTAATCTTAGAAGAAAGCTAAAGTATAAATTTGGTATTTACAGATTGTTGCTAGTATCtctagcctctatccaaagaaTACAGAGGCGCCACCTGCAGGAGTTGATGACATGACTAAACTGGCTTACCTCCATCAGCCAGAGGTCCTCCACAATCTTGCTTGCTGGTTATCACTAAATGAGATATATGTCAGTAATCTTAAAACATTCCATTGATCAAACCTTTAgagattatctaactgcaatcTTTTTGACTAAGGCAGACTTAAAATGGAAACATCTTGATTGCTGTGAATCCATTCCAAAGACCTCCACATTTGTATAGCGTCCATATGATGGAGCAGTATAAAGGAGCTGCGTTTGGAGAGCTAAGCCCACATCTGTTTGCCGGTTGCAGACACCAGTTATAGGTAACAAGTTGTTAATCAACGAATAGAAAATTACTGTATTAGCTAACGCTTTCCATGTATGCCAAGGCGATGATAAATGAGGCAAAGAGCAAGTCTATTTTGGTTAGTGGAGAGAGTGGAGCTGGGAAGACGGAGACAACCAAAAAGCTCATGAGATATCTTGCATTCATGGGAGGCAGATAAGATAAATAAGAGAGAAAAGTGTTCGACAAGTTGTTCTAGAGGTGAGTATTACCTGctctgtttatttttaaatgactaGGAGATTTTGGGCCTGGGGCTAGGCATATTCCATATTAAGAGAACAGAGAGCTACAGGTTGCAAGAGTCAATGGTGTCCAAAATACTCATGATTCATACGACAAACAAAGAGCTAGTCAAATATTCtacatcaaatatttttaaataaatcaacATGCACAATGAGAACGACGCTTAAGGAGACGGAGGATGAACATGAATCGGTTGAGTAGCTGCACTAGTATGCAAGGGTGTCCAATCCCATGCATAGTTGGAGTGCTGTTCAAAACTATCAGCTGCATCACTTGGCTTCGCTAAGAAAATGGTGTATCCGGAGTAGTAAAGATAATCCATTGAAGTTGCAAAACTTGAATCACCTGCATCAGGTGCAAAGTCACAAAATGAACCAAACACGATTCATTGTTGTATAGAGAAGGGGTGCAAAAATTTTCAGTCACCTGTAATTAAGAGTATATTCCATGGTCCGGAATCTCGGTGAACGTCAGCATAATGTACCAACAATGACTCTAAACCGAGCTCAGCGGCAAGTCTTTTCTGATCAGGCAGAAGATGAGCATGTTCACCGCAAAACGGATTTCTTCTGGGAGCATAGTAACAATCGAAACGTTGGTCTACGAGAAGGCTCCTTTCAATTGCAGTTATATCCCCACAAAGAAATCTGTTATTTCTGCAGATGCGATACTCATGGCCATGGGGAACCTGGCCTAAACCGCTTTCAATGTTGGAGATTAGAGTTCTAGCAGAGGCCTCAGACTCAATAGGGCATGAGCACGTGTTCCAGTCCCAAAACGTGGCAACAAGATGATCTGATATGAAGTAATACAAATGCCAACTAAATGATCCGATATGAAGTATTATAGAGAGGAGTTAtgaagagatatatatatacctgtACTGGAGGACATGGTTCCCGGAGCAACTGGAGGAGGACACTCAAGGGACCACGGTCTCTCAGATTCCTGCGAGCAAAGCTTTCATTAAGACCGAATAAATCAATAGACCCAATAAGAGAATCAAAAACCTCAGATACCTGCAACTCCAATCTTTCACAGCTAGCGGTGGATCTTCGGCCAAATAGAGGGAATTAGAAGGATGCCCTAGGGCTTCTAGggctattattttatttagtcgACTAAAAGCCCGGATAGATTTTATTCAAAGCCCAACACTTTacaatttaaataactaaagtCCACCCCAAATTTTACAgggaattcggccaaaaaaaacctcACCTTTACGTGAATTGCCAAAAAAAATGTGAACTTTTGGACTGaccaaaaaaaacatcaaaattttcattgactttagaattaattaacaatgtttttgttgacttgccaatttagcacgccgtcagaaaatttaacagaaaaatttaatgttgtttattgttggcgttaagtgaaacgacgtcgttttcaaatgagatgaaacgacgtcgttttatatggtttgaaaaaaaaaataagtagatCCTTGGTTTCGAACCCATATTGGTTGGGTCAAATGACAAGGCATTTTACCACTAGGCTAGTGACACTTTTAATGAAGTTACTAacacatttaattttatttggtactcattgaatataaaaaaaatctctaaaaatttataaagatctttaaaattccaaaaaatttaaaaaaaaatagaaattttttataaaattaatttcgaaactaaaattaaaaaaaaaatattttttctttaaaaaaatcaaaaaatcttccaaaattttcattttttaaaaaacaattgcCAAAAGTTGAATTATTATACACACATAAAAAGATACtcacattaaaattaaattaaaattcttaaaataaatattgtaaccaTTATGAAtgcgattttaatttttagctcATAATTGTAACTTTAACTTTTTGcgttttctttgaatttttaaaatttttggaattttatttttaaaattattttggaattttttcatttttaacaaaaaaaaaattatttataatttaattttagtgtTACTTTTTcttgaactttttaaaaaaatttggaattttaaagatctttttaagtttgtaaagattttttttacattcaatgagtaccaaataaaattaaatgggTTTGTAACCTCTTTGAAAGCGTCAGTAGCCCAGTGGTAAAATGCCTTGCTATTTGTCCCAACCAACCTGAGTTCAAAACCATGGatctacttctttttattttaaaatcatgtaaaacgacgtcgtttcatctcatttgaaaacgacgtcgtttcacttaacgcCAACATTTAACGTCTAGTTAACGCTGTCTTAACTGTGGGTTCACGGTGTGTTAATATGGCCAGTCAATCCTAAGTTgcttaataaactaaaaagtcaacaaaagtaAAGTGTTTTTTTGGCCAAGCTCGAGTACAGATTTTTTTTGGCAATTCGTGcaaagtttgtgttttttttggccgaattctcaaattttatatgataatgtttatcataataaaataaatttatttgcaACATtaccaaacacaaaaaaaatattaatttacattttgatattattatttttatatatttaacttcatttgttttggaacaaaaactctaactattttttgtaggtttttttggttttatttaatttaactatttctgtttattttaattaaaaatttagtaaagtTAGGATTACATTGTTATAAAAATCACTAGGGTTGGTCCGCGCTTCccgcaaaatatttatattcattacATTTTTACTTAACATTCATTTTTCGTTTGATTGTATATTATGTGTCAGttgatattttatagtttttatttatttagttgatCATAcctttttggtaaaaatgattATGTGATGAGAGTCATCTAGCCTTCAGTATGGTTGATTATATTTGCTGATCTGAAATTTGGCGCTGTATCACCACCAGTTCATCGCGGCAGTGGCAATGTTGGTGATCTCTTCCTAGACGACGAAGCCTCCTTTTGCTTCCTCATTCATGAAGTCGTTGGCAAACACACTTTTTTATAGAGTAAAAGGTTAATGCGCAGATCTGAGCGACTTTGTGTTTCACAGCAGTGATTGATGCTCCGAAGAATCTGGATCCAGTTCGGTTAAGGCATGTGCTTCTTCCTAGGCTGGAGAAGTTGGTGAAGTGGAAAGCTTTTAAGGGGATGTCGGCATGGCGGCGAGGAGAGCAGACGTAAAATTGGAAGGTTAGCTACGGtggaaataatcaaataaatgaCTTTGGAGAGTACAAATCCAAGTCTTTGAACATCTTCGAATTGAATGTAGTTTGTTTCTAGGcattgtcatgtccccgattctggataggatcgtccggacggactgcggtgcgtgGAAATGCACCAGTATGGTCATATGGCccaaagacaagcgtgtcatagcctggaagtaaggttaagggcattaggaagctaaggcatagctaatccaagaaggagacaagctcaaaggagctggacaagcgagctggtagctggacaagatccaggtgaagctcgatgaagtgagtgatcagaatggatcatgggaaaactaagtctaggcctggaaatagaccaagggacttagaaggattgaagaatataaaggaagcaagctagacacagtgtataacagctgggcgatgcagtaagcaagctcaaccagctaggtgaagtgtagtgcagctcgatgtagctcactgaagtgtaggtcagctccctgagctggatggactagctcactcagctgggacagctggggatcagctcaactcagctggactgagtgttcaagtcatgggcagttgggccgggtctggacagtggccgggccatgtgggtgacccgtgtgtgccgatgggctggtgggctcttgggattgagccaggagcatgggcaatccgtgtgggcttgctttggacatgtccaggagtggtttgacAGTTCTAGGACGTCTGGTAACCGCCAAGAGGCAGTTACTAAGCGGCGGTTACGGGAAAAAGGGAAAACTGCCCCATTTGGCTCTCTTTTGGTAACTGCTCATCCAGGCAGTTAAGGGGGCAGTTATATCTGACTTTTTCCATGTATTTTTGTCCCTCCCTGTCGAAAATATCATACAGAGAATATAGAAAACTCAGACAAACTTCCAGAGAGAAAAGGGAGGCAAACCGACGGTTGGACGATCTGATCCGTGGTGGTTCCTGGTTGTTTCCGGTGGAGTTTGTTTGtgagatctagatagaatggcttaggggaacagaacctctgattgtatgacttggtctaggttcaggatcgaccttggagctagctggcagttgcgtttactgaccagtagctgaggagatctgaccagacaagtgttagattggatttagtccaatggttaagtagatactattccgctgcgtatgtgttgtattgatctaagctaggaaagactatggtagtcttgagctaagatctgagttagccctcgcctatgggcgatgttttaaataaagggcaaaaatttttagaggttcggtctgggtatggactgagcgacgtgaggcatcgactgTGGCCTAGtaggccgggatcgggtcttacatgcATCATCACAAGTTTCAATTTTCTTGGTACGTGTTTAGGTGAAAGCTGCAAGAGAGGTGATGAATCAGATTATGgaggtatggaaacaagtccCAGATTTATCAAAGGATTTTTCTCCTACAAGATCAAATGCAATGGACATAATAAAACAGGTTCGTCCGtctcatataaaataaaacgtaAGAAGACTTGACATGTTTTGGTCTTTTACTATTTTCATTGTGccttcaatttgtttttttaagctTATCCCAGTGTATATATGTACCTTCTCACTTGCCTCCTCAGTTACTGTATTTTCTCGTAATCATCTTCATttgttctgtcgatcgacgtccgCAGTGTTTCGTCGGTCAATACTCATGGCAATCGTCTATTcggatcttcttttttttatgaccttcaaaaattcaaaaactagcATAACTACTAAactaatgaaaacaaattaaaattacctaatgggttgcctcccactcagcgctttgttattgtcatttagcttgactttggaggtgatttggctagtaATGTTGAAAACAGGTACTTGCTGGGAAGCAAGTTCCCATCTCTTTTCTGCTCTTGTtaaaccatgtaccagtgaagtctcacATTGCTTCGCctcctctgcgccatttgtctttcattgttgcagttgtatTCTCTATCCTCTGCAATATGTCTCCAAGACATTCAAGTTTGAACTGATGACTCACAAGTGTGGCGTATGTGTCAGATGAGATCATCTCTCCATGGTTGTTTGTATAAGACATATCTGATTTCACCTTTGGTACTAGCCTTCCTCGGTTTGTTGGTGTAGCTTCATCGATAAATGTCCTTCTGTGACTATCGGTTGATATGTTaatgcgtctgtcgatcgatgttgatgccTCTGGTCGACGAGCGATGTATCTCTGAAACTCTAGTATCTCCCTCTGCATTGCCTCTGTCTGAGAAGTCAAAGAACTGATGGTGATGTCCcatgggaaatagatgtcatcacatctcttaTCAAGCATCTCTTATGCTGCTCCCAGAGTTCTGTAGATCTCTTCTATCATCTGATCAGCCTCTGCTCTGGTGTAAAAATCTGGTCGAGACTTCATCGGATTTGAATGTGACgggtcaacgtcgatcgatgtcgagtgGTTTTTGTTGATCAATGCTTGTGTAGTTGCTTCGGCCGCATGCTGTGTCTGCATGCTGGCTATGTCTGCATgctggctatgtcttgcctcatctcttccatgcatgtagtcaaccaactgatgctatcattcagtgggtagtagacaccatcaagcttcatctggaagtcATCTTCATTCTTTTCTTGGGCTCCACAGATTCTATAAAGTATCTCATGTATCTCATCTTGGTGTAGATTTCTGGTACTagcttggtctgtgtgaatgacCTAGCATGTTCTAGAAGACATAGGTAGCTGTGCTCATCCATTGAGGCTCTTTCCAGAAGATTTCTGATATCATCCTTGGATACATGGATGATGTGTACATCTGCATCTCGGGCATGTCcatgatcatctctgtagacccCATACACATCCTTCTCCTCCCAGTGGAATCTCTTAGTGCCATCACAGTCATATGCACTTTTTCCAAACTCTGgatgtctgtcgatcgatgttgggtctccaatgtcgatcgatggtcgagtATGTTGTTGATACTTCGGTTGAAACGATCATCTATTCCACCAGCTATGTCATAGAACTTGTTTGTAATTCTTCTCTAGTGCTCTGGAATGTTGTGTTGTTGCATGAAGAGATTTTCTGCTCCATTAGCCATCCTCTCTAGATACATGCATTACGTGTCCATCTATTGCTCTTGCATAGCCTTTTggatccctgaaaataccaaactcATCCGGTGTTAGATAGTTAGTATTCTGTTTAGCTTTTTCCCTTTCAGTGGATGGTGGTTGTGAatgaatgtcgatcgatggtggggctttggtgtcgatcgatggcgttTGACATTGGTGAAAGGACGATAGAAACGAGTGCCTCTTCCACAAGCTTCTGCAAAAAGTGAATCTGTATCTGAGCGTTCCTGGTGGTTAAGTAGTTCTTCAGTGGTGAAACCTTCATGTAACTCGTCTGCTCCTGGCTCATGTATTGCAGTTTCTATTGCATAGCTCTCGTGATAGcgatcatctgcccaactgccaattgAGTAGTTTTCTTCTTATGCACGGTCAACTCCAGTGTCGATGAATGGGTAGTAGGCAATTTCGTTCGATGCTTGTTTGCGGTGTTTCTGGTGATGATGAGTGTCGATTGATGTTGGGATGTttttgtcgatcgacgtcgcaTTCCTTGTCTAAGAGCAATGGTGGAGAAGTTTATCTTCCTCAGTACGAATACCTCTATCCTTTGTAGCTCATTACACCTCATAATCCTCATCATAGTCCTCTGTATGCAGGGTATCTCTAGTTGAAGGTATCGCAGTGTGTACTGCCATGGTGGGATTGTTGTAGTCATTCTCCCAATCATCTTGACTACTATCGATCGATTCTTCGAggtgattgtcgatcgatgtggaggTGTGAGTTTCGATTGACACGGAATACACTGTCTCGTACTCAGCTCCACAGTGACATGCTGCTATGAGTGATGGATCATC
This Brassica napus cultivar Da-Ae chromosome C6, Da-Ae, whole genome shotgun sequence DNA region includes the following protein-coding sequences:
- the LOC125588771 gene encoding uncharacterized protein LOC125588771, with the translated sequence MSSSTDHLVATFWDWNTCSCPIESEASARTLISNIESGLGQVPHGHEYRICRNNRFLCGDITAIERSLLVDQRFDCYYAPRRNPFCGEHAHLLPDQKRLAAELGLESLLVHYADVHRDSGPWNILLITGDSSFATSMDYLYYSGYTIFLAKPSDAADSFEQHSNYAWDWTPLHTSAATQPIHVHPPSP